In Brassica napus cultivar Da-Ae chromosome A3, Da-Ae, whole genome shotgun sequence, the sequence CGCAAATTATGTTCGGTTTACTTGGCATTATGGTACACCGGTCAACATTCCACGTGGAGCAAGGACTGATACAACAACATAACGTAAAACGGCGCCGTTGCATTGTTTTATTTGGGGTGCGTTTCGGCGGCAATACGATTGAGACTCCCGCCCACGCTCCAGAACCAGAACCAGAACCAGAAGAGAAGATTTTTGTCTGGTTGATGTTGAATCAAGACAACTGATTGCTTCTGGAGATAATGGAAAACAAGAACCAAGAGGATCTAGATCTGCTTCTGTCCCTTGACGACGAGGAGAGGGTTCTCGAAACTCCTCCCGGTTCTCCTTCCGCCCCACCCGGTGAGACTCCGATCAATCGATTGCAGAGTAGATCTCATTATTGAAATATCGATCTTTGTGCAGTTTATTTGACGGATGAAGAAGAATCCCCCAAACGTCGTAGAGGTCAGGCGGACTTGTCTGACTTCAGAAGTGTCGTTCAAGATTGCATTGACTATAACCCCAAACCTCTCCCTAAACTCACCAATAAACCTAAATGCGACATTGAAAAGTTCTCTGGCTTGCGCTTAAGGTCTGAAAAGTTTAATCCTTTTCCTATTAGCTCCTTGTCCAAACGTATCTGTTGGTTTCTTTTTGTAGGAATCAATTACTTAGCCCTGCACAGATTAGTGATCTCTTCTCCGACATTCGTTTCGTTCGATTGCCGACAATCAAGTAAGTCCAAACGTATATGTTGGTTTCTTGCACTACTTACTTACTTACTTACTCTTGGACTGTGTGTAGGAACTTGCTAATGGGTGACAAACTCTCTGGTTGTTGGGCCACAATGGGAGTGCTAACTGAGAAAGGACAACCCAGAACAAGCTCTATAGGCCAGAGTTATTGCATTTGGAAAATCTGTTCCTTAAACGACAACAGCACTGTCTCCTTGTTCTTGTTTGGTGATGCTTACAAGAAGAATGAGACAGAAAAGGCAGCATCTGTTTTCGGTCTCTTTAATTCCTCTCTTCGCAAGGACAAAATGGTAAGCGCATTTAACTAAAATGATAATCCATCATTCACCACTGATGGATTTATTCTCTTTGTGGCAGGGAAGTGACTTCTCGTTAAGTGTCAACTCCGCTAAACAAATGGTAAAACTAGGAGTGTCCGCTGATTATG encodes:
- the LOC106389512 gene encoding protein MCM10 homolog, with protein sequence MENKNQEDLDLLLSLDDEERVLETPPGSPSAPPVYLTDEEESPKRRRGQADLSDFRSVVQDCIDYNPKPLPKLTNKPKCDIEKFSGLRLRNQLLSPAQISDLFSDIRFVRLPTIKNLLMGDKLSGCWATMGVLTEKGQPRTSSIGQSYCIWKICSLNDNSTVSLFLFGDAYKKNETEKAASVFGLFNSSLRKDKMGSDFSLSVNSAKQMVKLGVSADYGVCTAKRKDGTTCTSVVNKRQGAFCKNHKLNASDKFATMRSELKGGNLRTSFRDPKSQGIYTVEPPVDRSGNKKANQPVRVLSVEGLRKALSGADKVTPNVHSQGIRFLNEMAKQSALKNVDKKSEAVNKSVEKRKASNAKETQVKRKREAHGSDKKDTPEIATGKMMVLDFCSSDEE